One Nostocoides sp. HKS02 genomic window carries:
- a CDS encoding RIP metalloprotease — protein MTVLLYILGVLAVAVGIGLSIGLHEIGHLLPAKRFGVKVTQYMVGFGPTLWSRRRGETEYGIKAIPLGGYIRMIGMFPPRPGDKAGTLRVSSTGRFSQLADEARQLSLEEIEPGDHDRVFYKLSVPKKVVVMMGGPLMNLLIAVVLLTGLVTLSGLPTPQPGAVVATVNECVVPASQATTKTACAPSDPKSPAYAAGLRPGDRLVSVNGQAIKGTADIGAIIRPRVGQRTVIVVERDGARLTLEATPIRNQLQQVGRDGKPLVDAQGKPVVIEAGFLGISSMTPIVLQRQPLSVVPSVVGYQLTQTAGVIFHIPQKMAGVAQAAFGSGPRDPQSPISVVGVGRIAGEASSGKLAGIVGQNGMPLWAFLLQLLASLNVALFVFNLVPLLPLDGGHVAGALWEAVKRAAARVLHRPDPGYVDVAKALPVAYAVSSVLIVMSVLLIYADIVKPINLG, from the coding sequence ATGACGGTCCTGCTCTACATCCTCGGGGTGCTGGCGGTCGCGGTCGGCATCGGGCTGTCGATCGGCTTGCACGAGATCGGTCACCTGCTGCCCGCCAAGAGGTTCGGCGTCAAGGTGACGCAGTACATGGTCGGGTTCGGACCGACGCTGTGGTCCCGACGACGCGGCGAGACCGAGTACGGCATCAAGGCGATCCCGCTCGGTGGCTACATCCGGATGATCGGCATGTTCCCGCCCCGCCCCGGCGACAAGGCGGGCACGCTGCGCGTCTCCAGCACCGGGCGCTTCTCCCAGCTCGCCGACGAGGCCCGTCAGCTGAGCCTCGAGGAGATCGAGCCGGGCGACCACGACCGCGTGTTCTACAAGCTGTCGGTGCCGAAGAAGGTCGTCGTCATGATGGGCGGCCCGCTGATGAACCTGCTCATCGCGGTCGTCCTCCTGACCGGGCTGGTGACACTGTCGGGCCTCCCGACGCCCCAGCCCGGGGCCGTGGTGGCGACGGTCAACGAGTGCGTCGTGCCCGCGAGCCAGGCCACCACCAAGACCGCCTGCGCTCCCTCCGACCCCAAGAGCCCGGCATACGCTGCGGGGCTGCGCCCGGGTGACCGGCTCGTCTCGGTCAACGGACAGGCCATCAAGGGCACGGCCGACATCGGCGCGATCATCCGACCCCGCGTCGGCCAGCGCACCGTGATCGTCGTCGAGCGCGACGGGGCGCGCCTGACACTCGAGGCCACCCCCATCCGCAACCAGCTCCAACAGGTGGGTCGCGACGGCAAGCCGCTCGTCGACGCCCAGGGCAAGCCCGTGGTCATCGAGGCGGGGTTCCTCGGGATCAGCTCGATGACGCCGATCGTGCTCCAGCGCCAGCCCCTGTCGGTGGTGCCGTCCGTGGTGGGCTACCAGCTGACCCAGACCGCCGGGGTCATCTTCCACATCCCGCAGAAGATGGCGGGGGTGGCCCAGGCGGCGTTCGGCTCGGGGCCGCGTGACCCACAGAGTCCGATCTCCGTGGTCGGTGTCGGCCGGATCGCGGGGGAGGCGAGCTCCGGAAAGCTCGCGGGGATCGTGGGGCAGAACGGCATGCCGCTGTGGGCGTTCCTGCTGCAGCTGCTCGCGTCGCTCAACGTCGCCCTGTTCGTCTTCAACCTCGTGCCGCTGCTGCCACTCGACGGTGGGCACGTCGCCGGGGCACTGTGGGAGGCCGTCAAGCGCGCCGCCGCCCGGGTCTTGCACCGCCCCGATCCGGGCTACGTCGACGTCGCCAAGGCACTGCCGGTGGCGTATGCCGTCTCCTCCGTCCTCATCGTGATGTCCGTCCTGCTCATCTACGCCGACATCGTCAAGCCGATCAACCTGGGCTGA
- a CDS encoding proline--tRNA ligase: MALRMSTLFLRTLREDPADAELPSHRLLVRAGYIRRVSPGIYTWLPLGLRVLRRVESIVREEMDAIGAQELLFPALLPKEPFEATGRWEEYGDNIFRLKDRKGADYLLGPTHEEMFTLTVKDLFSSYKDLPLSIYQIQTKYRDEARPRAGLLRGREFVMKDSYSFDLDEAGLDKAYQLHRDAYIRIFDRLGFHYVIVQAMAGAMGGSKSEEFLATAENGEDTYVHCPNCGFAANVEAVRVPVPDPVPYADAPAAHAEQTPGTPTIDTLVDHLNERFAREDRPWTAADTLKNVLVMLVHPDGTREPLAIGVPGDREIDEKRLGAQVEPAAVEVFGELDFAANPALVKGYIGPAALGAESSSGVRYLLDPRVVEGTRWVTGANAPGQHVIDLVAGRDFTADGTIEAAEVRAGDACPSCGHELEAARGIEMGHIFQLGRKYAEALDLKVLDQNGKLQTVIMGSYGVGVSRAVACVAEGNHDELGLVWPREISPADVHLVATGKDEEVFLASEEITRGLEAQGISVLFDDRKGVSPGVKFKDSELIGVPTIVVVGRGLATGVVEVKDRATGERREVAVGDVVAEVARIVRGGAA; encoded by the coding sequence GTGGCCCTGCGCATGTCGACCCTGTTCCTGCGAACCCTTCGCGAGGACCCGGCCGATGCCGAACTGCCCAGCCACCGGCTGCTGGTGCGGGCCGGGTACATCCGGCGCGTGAGCCCCGGCATCTACACCTGGCTGCCCCTGGGCCTGAGGGTCCTGCGTCGTGTCGAGTCCATCGTCCGGGAGGAGATGGATGCGATCGGCGCCCAGGAGCTCCTCTTTCCCGCGCTGCTGCCCAAGGAGCCCTTCGAGGCCACGGGTCGGTGGGAGGAGTACGGCGACAACATCTTCCGGCTCAAGGACCGCAAGGGAGCCGACTACCTGCTCGGGCCGACCCACGAGGAGATGTTCACCCTCACGGTCAAGGACCTCTTCTCGTCCTACAAGGACCTGCCGCTGTCGATCTACCAGATCCAGACCAAGTACCGCGACGAGGCCCGGCCGCGGGCGGGGCTGCTGCGCGGACGCGAGTTCGTCATGAAGGACTCCTACTCCTTCGACCTCGACGAGGCCGGGCTCGACAAGGCCTACCAGCTCCACCGCGACGCCTACATCCGGATCTTCGACCGGCTGGGGTTCCACTACGTCATCGTCCAAGCGATGGCCGGCGCCATGGGCGGCTCGAAGTCCGAGGAGTTCCTCGCCACGGCCGAGAACGGCGAGGACACCTACGTGCACTGCCCGAACTGCGGCTTCGCCGCGAACGTCGAGGCGGTCCGGGTGCCCGTCCCCGACCCCGTGCCGTATGCCGATGCGCCGGCAGCGCACGCCGAGCAGACTCCCGGCACCCCCACCATCGACACCTTGGTCGACCACCTCAACGAGCGGTTCGCTCGCGAGGACCGGCCGTGGACGGCGGCCGACACCTTGAAGAACGTGCTCGTCATGCTCGTGCACCCCGATGGCACCCGCGAGCCACTGGCGATCGGCGTGCCCGGCGACCGCGAGATCGACGAGAAGCGCCTCGGCGCCCAGGTCGAGCCCGCAGCGGTCGAGGTGTTCGGCGAGCTGGACTTCGCGGCGAACCCCGCGCTGGTCAAGGGGTACATCGGGCCCGCCGCGCTCGGCGCCGAGTCGAGCTCGGGCGTCCGCTACCTGCTCGACCCCAGGGTGGTCGAGGGCACCCGCTGGGTGACCGGCGCCAACGCGCCGGGCCAGCACGTCATCGACCTCGTGGCCGGTCGCGACTTCACGGCCGACGGCACGATCGAGGCCGCCGAGGTGCGCGCGGGCGACGCCTGCCCCAGCTGCGGCCACGAGCTCGAGGCGGCCCGCGGCATCGAGATGGGACACATCTTCCAGCTCGGCCGCAAGTACGCCGAGGCGCTCGACCTCAAGGTCCTCGACCAGAACGGCAAGCTCCAGACGGTGATCATGGGGTCCTACGGCGTGGGCGTGTCACGCGCGGTGGCCTGCGTCGCCGAGGGCAACCACGACGAGCTCGGTCTCGTCTGGCCCCGCGAGATCAGCCCTGCCGACGTGCACCTCGTGGCGACCGGCAAGGACGAGGAGGTCTTCCTCGCCTCGGAAGAGATCACCAGAGGGCTTGAGGCTCAAGGGATCTCGGTGCTCTTCGACGACCGCAAGGGCGTCAGCCCCGGCGTGAAGTTCAAGGACTCCGAGCTGATCGGCGTCCCCACGATCGTCGTGGTGGGACGCGGCCTGGCCACTGGAGTCGTCGAGGTGAAGGACCGCGCCACGGGCGAGCGTCGAGAGGTTGCGGTCGGCGACGTGGTGGCCGAGGTGGCGCGGATCGTGCGCGGCGGCGCGGCCTGA
- a CDS encoding HAD family hydrolase: MAARAPLRAVIFDWGGTLTPWHEVDLPQQWRVFAREVHGLPVEDTHMPPEELAEADSLARRIHEAEERAWSRGRETHESASIGAILEQAGVDADHDRHLLALAAYQRFWEPHTHTDPQVRPLWEGLRDRGLRVGVLSNTIWTRAYHREVFQRDGVLDLIDGDVYSSEIHCVKPHPDAFRAACSAVGVEPHEAAYVGDRLFEDVHGPQQVGMRAIWIPHSDIPRSQQVAVDATPDAEAHQLLDILGIVDSWLAEGQSTG, from the coding sequence ATGGCTGCCCGCGCCCCGCTGCGCGCCGTCATCTTCGACTGGGGCGGCACCTTGACGCCATGGCACGAGGTGGACCTGCCCCAGCAGTGGCGGGTGTTCGCGCGTGAGGTGCACGGCCTCCCGGTCGAGGACACGCACATGCCCCCGGAGGAGCTCGCCGAGGCGGACTCCCTGGCGCGACGCATCCACGAGGCCGAGGAGCGCGCGTGGTCCCGCGGGCGCGAGACCCACGAGAGCGCCTCGATCGGCGCGATCCTGGAGCAGGCCGGCGTCGACGCGGACCACGACCGGCACCTGCTGGCGCTCGCGGCATACCAGCGCTTCTGGGAGCCGCACACCCACACCGACCCGCAGGTGCGACCGTTGTGGGAGGGGCTGCGCGACCGCGGCCTGCGCGTCGGCGTGCTGTCGAACACCATCTGGACCCGCGCCTACCACCGCGAGGTGTTCCAGCGGGACGGCGTCCTCGACCTCATCGACGGCGACGTCTACTCCTCCGAGATCCACTGCGTGAAGCCCCACCCGGACGCGTTCCGGGCCGCCTGCTCGGCAGTGGGTGTCGAGCCGCATGAGGCGGCCTACGTCGGCGACCGGCTGTTCGAGGACGTCCACGGCCCGCAGCAGGTGGGCATGCGCGCGATCTGGATCCCGCACTCCGACATCCCGCGCAGCCAGCAGGTGGCCGTCGACGCCACCCCCGACGCCGAGGCCCACCAGCTGCTCGACATCCTCGGCATCGTCGACAGCTGGTTGGCCGAGGGTCAGTCGACCGGCTAG
- a CDS encoding ferric reductase-like transmembrane domain-containing protein yields MTTTNAAATVRASTPAATAHPRRPVRPVPRWWRDASVTLFWLVLLWVTSMWVSGGGVQELGSLAAGLTSLGRLTGLVASALLLVQVFLMARVPWFEQAWGQDALARTHRLVGFTSFNLLWAHIVLITLGYAAGSSAGLWGTIVDFVVNYPGMLLAVAGTAALCMVVVTSVKKARGRLRYESWHLIHLYGYLGAGLALPHQLWTGKDFLASTTSTVFWWTSYAVCAAAVLVFRVGLPLHRSLRASLRVVAVREEGPGVTSVLVGGRGVARLDAAPGQFFQWRFLDGPGWMRAHPYSLSAAPDGRHLRITAAHVGDGTARLAQLRPGTRVLVEGPYGRLHPGVRTQRKVLLMGSGIGITPLRALLEGLEQAPGDVVLVHRARRAEDFVLGAELSELARQQGARYVTVEGSRVPDRDSWLPASAAHLTDVEALTQLVPDVAERDVFLCGSPGWMDAARRAALDAGVPADHLHLELFTY; encoded by the coding sequence GTGACCACGACCAACGCCGCTGCGACCGTGCGAGCGTCGACCCCCGCCGCCACGGCACACCCGCGCCGCCCCGTGCGGCCCGTGCCCCGCTGGTGGCGCGACGCGTCCGTGACCCTCTTCTGGCTCGTGCTGCTCTGGGTGACGTCGATGTGGGTCAGCGGCGGGGGAGTCCAAGAGCTCGGCAGCCTCGCGGCGGGCCTGACCTCGCTGGGGCGCCTGACCGGGTTGGTCGCCTCGGCCCTGTTGCTCGTGCAGGTGTTCCTCATGGCGCGCGTCCCGTGGTTCGAGCAGGCGTGGGGCCAGGACGCCCTGGCCCGGACCCACCGGCTCGTCGGCTTCACCTCGTTCAACCTGCTCTGGGCCCACATCGTCCTCATCACCCTGGGCTACGCCGCCGGATCGTCTGCCGGGCTCTGGGGGACGATCGTCGACTTCGTCGTCAACTACCCCGGGATGCTGCTCGCCGTCGCGGGCACCGCCGCCCTGTGCATGGTCGTCGTGACCTCGGTGAAGAAGGCCCGGGGCCGGTTGCGCTACGAGTCCTGGCACCTCATCCACCTCTACGGCTACCTCGGTGCCGGGCTCGCACTGCCCCACCAGCTGTGGACCGGCAAGGACTTCCTCGCCTCGACCACCTCGACCGTCTTCTGGTGGACGTCGTATGCCGTGTGTGCGGCCGCGGTGCTCGTGTTCCGGGTCGGCCTGCCGTTGCACCGCTCGCTGCGCGCCTCACTGCGGGTCGTCGCCGTCCGCGAGGAGGGGCCTGGCGTCACGTCGGTCCTCGTCGGCGGCCGGGGCGTCGCCCGGCTGGACGCTGCGCCGGGGCAGTTCTTCCAGTGGCGGTTCCTCGACGGGCCCGGGTGGATGCGGGCCCACCCCTACTCGCTCTCCGCGGCGCCGGACGGCCGACACCTTCGGATCACCGCGGCCCACGTCGGCGACGGCACGGCGCGGCTGGCCCAGCTGCGACCCGGCACCCGCGTCCTCGTCGAGGGACCGTACGGACGACTGCACCCCGGGGTGCGCACGCAGCGCAAGGTGCTGCTCATGGGGTCGGGCATCGGGATCACGCCGCTGCGCGCCCTCCTCGAGGGGCTGGAACAGGCGCCGGGCGACGTCGTCCTGGTCCACCGGGCGCGCCGCGCGGAGGACTTCGTCCTCGGCGCCGAGCTGTCCGAGCTGGCCCGACAGCAGGGCGCGCGGTACGTCACCGTCGAGGGGTCGCGCGTCCCGGATCGGGACTCGTGGCTGCCCGCCTCGGCGGCGCACCTCACCGACGTCGAGGCGCTGACCCAGCTGGTGCCCGACGTGGCGGAGCGCGACGTCTTCCTGTGCGGGTCGCCCGGGTGGATGGACGCCGCCCGCCGGGCCGCGCTCGACGCCGGGGTGCCTGCGGACCACCTCCACCTCGAACTGTTCACGTACTAG
- the ispG gene encoding flavodoxin-dependent (E)-4-hydroxy-3-methylbut-2-enyl-diphosphate synthase: MTVSLGMPSAPAPVLAPRRKTRKIKVGKVEVGGDAPISVQSMCTTPTTDINATLQQIAELTASGCDIVRVACPSQDDADALPAIARKSQIPVIADIHFQPKYVFAAIDAGCAAVRVNPGNIRKFDDQVKQIANAAKDAGVSIRIGVNAGSLDPRLLQKYGKATAEALVESAVWEASLFEEHDFHDFKISVKHNDPVVMVQAYEMLSERGDWPLHLGVTEAGPAFQGTIKSATAFGALLSKGIGDTIRVSLSAPPVEEVKVGNQILQSLNLKPRKLEIVSCPSCGRAQVDVYKLADEVTAGLEGMTVPLRVAVMGCVVNGPGEAREADLGVASGNGKGQIFVRGEVIKTVPESQIVETLIEEAMRIAEEMGEPVDEASAGAPSVTVS; the protein is encoded by the coding sequence ATGACCGTTTCGCTTGGTATGCCGTCCGCGCCTGCTCCCGTCCTCGCGCCCAGGCGCAAGACGCGCAAGATCAAGGTGGGCAAGGTCGAGGTCGGTGGTGACGCCCCGATCTCGGTCCAGTCGATGTGCACGACGCCGACGACGGACATCAACGCGACGCTCCAGCAGATCGCCGAGCTCACCGCGTCGGGCTGCGACATCGTGCGGGTGGCCTGCCCCAGCCAGGACGACGCCGACGCGTTGCCGGCCATCGCCCGCAAGTCGCAGATCCCGGTGATCGCGGACATCCACTTCCAGCCGAAGTACGTCTTCGCCGCGATCGACGCGGGGTGCGCGGCCGTGCGGGTGAACCCGGGCAACATCCGCAAGTTCGACGACCAGGTCAAACAGATCGCCAACGCTGCGAAGGACGCGGGAGTCTCGATCCGCATCGGCGTCAACGCGGGCTCGCTCGACCCGCGGCTGCTGCAGAAGTACGGCAAGGCCACCGCTGAGGCGCTGGTCGAGTCGGCCGTGTGGGAGGCGTCGCTGTTCGAGGAGCACGACTTCCACGACTTCAAGATCTCGGTGAAGCACAACGACCCCGTGGTCATGGTCCAGGCCTACGAGATGCTGTCCGAGCGGGGGGACTGGCCGCTCCACCTCGGGGTCACCGAGGCCGGCCCGGCGTTCCAGGGCACCATCAAGTCGGCGACGGCGTTCGGGGCGTTGCTGTCCAAGGGGATCGGCGACACCATCCGGGTCTCGTTGTCCGCACCTCCGGTCGAGGAGGTCAAGGTCGGCAACCAGATCCTGCAGTCGCTCAACCTGAAGCCGCGCAAGCTCGAGATCGTGTCCTGCCCCTCGTGCGGTCGCGCCCAGGTCGATGTCTACAAGCTGGCCGACGAGGTCACCGCCGGGCTCGAGGGCATGACCGTGCCGCTGCGCGTGGCCGTCATGGGGTGTGTCGTCAACGGACCGGGCGAGGCTCGTGAGGCCGACCTCGGGGTCGCGTCCGGTAACGGCAAGGGCCAGATCTTCGTCAGGGGCGAGGTCATCAAGACAGTCCCCGAGAGCCAGATCGTCGAGACCCTCATCGAGGAGGCCATGCGCATCGCCGAGGAGATGGGCGAGCCCGTCGACGAGGCGAGCGCCGGCGCCCCGAGCGTCACCGTCAGCTGA
- a CDS encoding DUF4081 domain-containing GNAT family N-acetyltransferase → MLRTRNPVHALSPSDRDDALQVCARDLPANVFVAARLLEGVLMTQPGTVLGHRVDGVLQSLCWSSANLVPVEADTASLGYFADRVRRWRRHCASILGPADQVSELWRHLSPVWGPARAVRASQPLMSTMTAPSELGVELDQRVRPATLAEVDLVMPAAAQMFEGEIGYPPYTGSGAAYRSALQALIDRGHTFVVIEDGAVVFKADVGSVALGCAQLQGVWLHPALRGQGLAVPMMASVVEQVMATRARWVTLYVNDFNTSARATYRHVGFEDVGTFSTVLL, encoded by the coding sequence GTGCTGCGCACCCGCAACCCGGTCCACGCGCTGTCGCCCTCGGACCGAGACGACGCGTTGCAGGTGTGTGCCCGCGACCTGCCGGCCAACGTCTTCGTGGCGGCGCGGCTGCTCGAGGGCGTCCTGATGACCCAACCCGGCACCGTGCTCGGCCACCGGGTCGACGGCGTCCTGCAGTCGCTGTGCTGGTCGAGCGCCAACCTGGTCCCGGTCGAGGCCGACACCGCGTCCCTCGGGTACTTCGCCGACCGGGTGCGCCGATGGCGCCGGCACTGTGCCTCGATCCTCGGCCCGGCCGACCAGGTCAGCGAGCTGTGGCGTCACCTGAGCCCGGTGTGGGGCCCGGCGCGCGCGGTGCGGGCCAGCCAGCCGCTCATGAGCACGATGACCGCGCCTTCCGAGCTCGGAGTCGAGCTGGACCAGCGGGTCCGCCCGGCCACCCTGGCCGAGGTCGACCTCGTGATGCCCGCCGCGGCCCAGATGTTCGAGGGCGAGATCGGCTACCCGCCCTACACCGGTTCCGGCGCGGCATACCGGAGCGCGTTGCAGGCGCTGATCGACCGCGGGCACACCTTCGTCGTCATCGAGGACGGCGCCGTGGTGTTCAAGGCCGACGTGGGGTCGGTCGCGCTGGGGTGCGCGCAGCTGCAGGGGGTGTGGCTCCACCCGGCGCTGCGCGGCCAGGGCTTGGCGGTCCCCATGATGGCGTCGGTCGTGGAGCAGGTGATGGCCACCCGCGCCCGCTGGGTCACCTTGTACGTCAACGACTTCAACACCAGCGCGCGGGCGACCTACCGGCACGTGGGGTTCGAGGACGTCGGTACGTTCTCAACCGTGCTGCTCTGA
- a CDS encoding MauE/DoxX family redox-associated membrane protein, whose protein sequence is MTRIVAPLTKDLAGLAGLFLTSGVTHLVKPEVFEPLVPRAMPRRRELIYASGVAELACAAGLLHPATRRYAGWASAALLVAILPGNVQMSATFGKRAQRRGTLGARAAFAGTVARLPLQLPLIRTALKATGR, encoded by the coding sequence ATGACCCGCATCGTCGCCCCGCTCACCAAGGACCTCGCCGGCCTCGCTGGGCTGTTCCTCACCTCCGGCGTCACGCACCTGGTGAAGCCCGAGGTGTTCGAGCCGCTCGTCCCAAGGGCCATGCCCCGGCGCCGCGAGCTCATCTACGCCTCCGGGGTCGCCGAGCTGGCGTGTGCCGCCGGGCTGCTGCACCCCGCCACCCGCCGGTATGCCGGGTGGGCCAGCGCCGCCCTCCTCGTCGCGATCCTGCCGGGCAACGTCCAGATGAGCGCCACCTTCGGCAAGCGGGCCCAGCGCAGGGGGACCCTCGGGGCCCGGGCCGCGTTCGCAGGCACCGTGGCCCGGCTGCCGCTGCAGCTGCCCCTGATCCGCACGGCGCTCAAGGCCACGGGCCGCTGA
- a CDS encoding FAD:protein FMN transferase, protein MSEAAEAPRRAFVEQVMGLPVSVHVRGDVRSEAVETAVGQVWGLLRRVDTVFSTWRPDSELMRLRRGELDAGAAHPWHAEVFELCAQATSRTHGLFSAAAAGTGEYDPTGLVKGWAVEKAAALLAHTPRVSFCINAGGDLVAGSGRWSEPSTWQVGIEDPRQHGAVAATIPLRVGGLATSGTAARGAHITDPRTGRSVARDGSASVWGPSLLWADVWATALFVDPEGGRAALEAEQPAYGCLVL, encoded by the coding sequence GTGAGCGAAGCCGCCGAGGCTCCCCGCCGCGCCTTCGTCGAGCAGGTGATGGGCCTGCCCGTCTCGGTCCACGTGCGCGGCGACGTGCGGTCCGAGGCCGTGGAGACGGCCGTGGGCCAGGTGTGGGGCCTGCTGCGCAGGGTCGACACGGTGTTCAGCACGTGGCGGCCCGACAGCGAGCTCATGCGACTGCGGCGCGGCGAGCTGGACGCCGGGGCGGCGCACCCCTGGCACGCGGAGGTCTTCGAGCTCTGCGCCCAGGCGACGTCGCGCACGCACGGACTGTTCAGCGCAGCCGCCGCGGGCACCGGCGAGTACGACCCGACCGGGCTCGTCAAGGGCTGGGCGGTCGAGAAGGCAGCAGCCCTGTTGGCGCACACGCCCCGCGTGTCGTTCTGCATCAACGCCGGCGGCGACCTCGTCGCCGGCAGTGGACGGTGGTCGGAGCCGTCGACCTGGCAGGTCGGGATCGAGGACCCGCGTCAGCACGGCGCCGTGGCGGCCACCATCCCGCTGCGGGTGGGCGGCCTCGCGACCTCGGGGACGGCCGCGCGGGGGGCCCACATCACCGACCCCCGCACGGGTCGGTCGGTGGCTCGAGACGGCTCCGCCTCGGTCTGGGGCCCCAGCCTGCTGTGGGCCGATGTCTGGGCGACCGCCCTGTTCGTCGACCCCGAGGGTGGTCGTGCCGCGCTGGAAGCCGAGCAGCCGGCATACGGGTGCCTCGTGCTCTGA
- a CDS encoding FMN-binding protein translates to MRRITLWALSTLTSLVLLFSYHTSTSSTTASAASPIVAQANVTPAPSATTGSSSSSGSSSSSGSQATPKATTTPKATTKTYAGSAVDTQYGPVQVQITVANGKITAASVLQVPWNNGRDQEINSVAVPQLNSEVVQAQSASIDMVSGATFTSQGYLQSLQSAIDQAHL, encoded by the coding sequence ATGCGACGCATCACCCTGTGGGCGCTGTCGACCCTCACCAGCCTGGTGCTGTTGTTCAGCTACCACACGTCGACCTCGAGCACGACCGCGTCCGCGGCCTCCCCGATCGTGGCCCAGGCCAATGTCACGCCCGCACCGAGCGCGACGACGGGCAGCAGCTCGTCATCGGGCTCGTCATCGAGCTCGGGGTCTCAGGCAACGCCCAAGGCCACCACCACGCCCAAGGCCACCACCAAGACGTATGCCGGGTCGGCGGTGGACACCCAGTACGGCCCGGTCCAGGTGCAGATCACCGTGGCGAACGGCAAGATCACCGCCGCCTCGGTGCTGCAGGTCCCGTGGAACAACGGCCGTGACCAGGAGATCAACTCGGTCGCCGTGCCCCAGCTCAACTCCGAGGTCGTCCAGGCACAGAGCGCCAGCATCGACATGGTCTCCGGCGCCACCTTCACCTCGCAGGGGTACCTGCAGTCGCTCCAGTCCGCGATCGACCAGGCCCACCTGTGA
- a CDS encoding TSUP family transporter, with protein sequence MALAGFGAGWVDAVVGGGGLVQLPALLLGFPAASPAQLLATNKVSSIFGTTTSSVTYWRRVRPDLRTALPMAAVAYLGAVGGALLGLHIPKTAFNPIILVMLVVVGGYTVARPALGHETALRFDGHRHTVVAMVTGFVIGIYDGALGPGTGSFLVFALVGLMGYAFLEASAKAKIANFATNLGALTVFIPGGHVMWKIGGVMAVANIAGGYVGARTAVARGNGFVRVVFVVVLVAFIIRIGGTVLGWWR encoded by the coding sequence ATGGCCCTGGCCGGGTTCGGCGCGGGCTGGGTCGATGCCGTCGTCGGGGGAGGGGGACTGGTGCAGCTGCCCGCTCTGCTGCTCGGGTTCCCCGCCGCGAGCCCGGCCCAGCTGCTCGCGACGAACAAGGTCTCGTCCATCTTCGGGACGACGACCAGCTCGGTCACCTACTGGCGTCGGGTGCGCCCCGACCTGCGCACCGCGCTGCCCATGGCGGCGGTGGCCTACCTCGGGGCCGTCGGCGGGGCCCTGCTGGGGCTGCACATCCCCAAGACCGCGTTCAACCCGATCATCCTGGTGATGCTCGTCGTGGTCGGCGGCTACACCGTGGCTCGGCCTGCGTTGGGGCACGAGACCGCGCTGCGCTTCGACGGGCACCGGCACACGGTCGTCGCGATGGTCACGGGTTTCGTCATCGGCATCTACGACGGGGCGCTCGGGCCGGGTACCGGGTCGTTCCTCGTCTTCGCGCTCGTCGGGCTCATGGGGTACGCCTTCCTCGAGGCCAGTGCCAAGGCCAAGATCGCCAACTTCGCGACCAACCTCGGCGCCCTCACGGTGTTCATCCCCGGCGGGCACGTGATGTGGAAGATCGGCGGGGTGATGGCGGTGGCCAACATCGCCGGCGGCTACGTCGGCGCGCGCACGGCGGTGGCCCGAGGAAACGGGTTCGTCCGCGTGGTCTTCGTCGTCGTCCTCGTGGCCTTCATCATCCGGATCGGTGGCACGGTGCTCGGGTGGTGGCGGTGA